CCAGACAATACAAATCAAACTACAAATTCTGGACAGACAAGTAACATATTGTTAGAAAATTCAATTAAGTAAACCTCTGAAGCAGATGTTCCCaaactggagtccatggaccccttgcttaatgatactGGTCGGGAACCTCAGCTCTAAGGGCATGATTTCCACTGCACACCCCAACTTTTTATTGACATTGACACTGTTCGTGTGGTGTACTTAAGTGAGAGATGCACTATAATGCAGACAGGTGATTTTTCCTGAATGAAGAGATCATTGAAAGATGGAAATTGCACCAGTGCATCTCAGCGGACTTCCGAACTACTGTCTCAGGAGGAGAAGTTCTTGTTATCAGGAATCAAAACTATAACTGGAGAAAACTGATTGAGTAATGGAAGGTCtctcttccttctctctctctgaatctTCTCTTTCAGGAAGGAAAATGTCTGACAGCCTTGGGCTTCAGTGTCATCCAGTGACAATATTGATTGGTGATACACAAGTTTAATCTGTCAAATGACAGtgcaaaggtggggagggggaggaaatcGAGAAAACAAATTAATACTGCCTTTGTGGTATCAGCTGGTGTGAATGCTCTTTACTTATAGGTTTACACTATTGTAAATTTAGGAGTTAATCCTACGTGTTTGGTGGTATAGAATTTCTGACATTTGCCTCAGTGTTAACAAATATTATCTACACTTAATGACCTCTTTGTTGGGTACAAGAGTGGAACCCactgtggttttctgctgctgtagcacttccactttaaggttcaacatgttatgcattcagagatactcttccgcacaccactgttctaacatgtggttgtttgagttaccattgccttcctgttagcttgaaccggtctggccattctcctctggcctctctctttCGCAGAGAGTtcccacccacagaactgcagctcactgattttttttttatttcttgcaccattctctgtaagctctagagattgttgtgtgtgaaaatcccaggatatctgcagtttctgagacactcaatccatgccgtctggcaccaacaatcatttcatggtcaaagtcacttagatcacattccttccccattctgatgtttgatcagaagaacaactaaacctcttgaccattttGCCATGTTTTTATGCACAGAGTTGCTGACGcacgattggttgattagatatttgcaataatgagcAAGTGAaaaatgtacctaataaagtggcctttgGGCATAAGTTAATTTGTGTTGGAGTTAGCTTCCCTACATGTTCAACAATACTGAGGAATTTTTATTTTTTGTCATTTACTAAGCTTAACAGCATGTTCCATTAATTAATGTTTAAAGCACTCAGCCTATCTTCAGAAAGGCATTCACAAACCTTCACCTAATTCCTATTACACTGAAACAATATTTTCCTCTTTTCACGTGCAGATTATTACTGAATTGATTTGTAATAACTTTCACTGTAACACCAATACCTTCAGAGAGAAAATAACCCAGATTTAAAGATATGTAAAGTATGTATTGTGCTTCCCCAAATCCTAATTGCAACGACAGAGCGTCATCTGAGTGTCAGATATGGATCATCAGAGTCAGGACATTAATATACTTCCAAATGGGTCCCATTTAAATATGTCATGCTGTAAAACTGGTTGAATCCATTATGAGGAACCCCTATTGAAAGGTTGCAAACAGAAAGAATTTTTTTGTTAAGTCCTTATAGCTGCAATCAGTGAATAATCTGACGGATCTTCAATTAAAAAAGCAAGAAATTGAAATAACACAATTGACTTATAGTACACTAATGGTTTACAAAAGTAAAAATcgcttttgtaaattttttgcaATCGTATTCCCTATAAAAGAAGAAAGTCTTTTGTACTGTGATTTAGAATTGCACTGGTTTTGAATGTAACCACTGAATTTTAGTTCTATTTCATTGAACAGGAAGTCAGATTAATTTTGTGTTTTGGAATAAATTACAGTATTTATTAAATGGTGACATTTCTAACAAAATTAATATTTCTGTCATAAGGAAAACTTCTAAAACTTTCTACAGCGATGGGTAtagttgaactttgaactttgaagtttcttAAGAAATTGACGCACAGAATTAATATTTTGCCAAAATCATTCTAGTTCAAGGGCAGTGACAGAGAAGAATGTAGAGGTCTGGTACTTCATCTGCACATGATTGACATAGAGTTAAAGCACGATCAAATCTGAAGACAAGCAAATATAATGTTGTAGAAACTGGACTGTTCCTCGCATTTGAACTGGTGTTATTCTCACTTTTGGAAAAATTAAAATAGCaggagaaatggcagacgaaaTATGTAAATTTATGAGTTTACTGTGTGGAATACTGATATCCGAATGTTTAATAATTTGGCCAGAATTCCTCTCTCTGCTGCTTGGGCATTGGCTAATTAGTGTCTTATGCCAGCTATTAAAAGCAGAGTTAGAAACTCTAGATCAGCTGCTTAAACAATGAGATTATCATCACACAGTTTAGTTTCATGATTATGCCAGGTAAAATGCAAACCTGGGTTGTCAAAGAATTCTGCTGGTTCCCTTATTACTAAACTTTCTAGGATTTTTTTTGTGGGGGAGGAAATAACATATTTCAAATGCAAACCACTTGTACTCTGGAATACACAAAATGATAACATTTGAGCAGCTGCCTTGATTTTGTACTCTGATTTGCAAAAGCCTTTTCATTTCTTTCCATGAGATatcttctaaatggatgtctgaCTGGTCCAAATGCTGATACTCCTAATAATCAGCCATTCTTTCTGGCTTTCTGTTACCAGTATTCGAATACAGTGAATGTCAAAGTTAACCTTGTGGCCAATATCCTTTATCTCAATATTTCCATGTTTAAATTCCCCTAGCATGGTGTAGCTAGAACATTGCTTTTCCTTCTtcaccatcagcaaattttggcCAACCTCCAGTCTTCCATGATGCAAGATGTCATTTTGTCTGTCGTCTGTGCCTGTTTGGATTTTCAGTTTATCAATTTTAGCAGGTTTGTCGAGCACAATAATGAAATAATCTCCAGCTGAAGCTGATTTTCCCCAGAAGTATTCATCAACACTGCTGTATGCTTTACTGGGATTGTAGTGTTCAAACACATTCATATTTGTACAAAGAGTTGCAGGTGGATTGTCAGGAATATCAAAGGAATCCTCTTCAAAGTCATCATCTTTAAGTTTGTTTTCAGTCCCTCTGAAGGAGGAATAATATCCCATGTGCTGAAACAATGAAGGCTTGAACCGTATGATATCTTTCTGGGCAAGCAATCCTTGGAAATGGATGAGTAGCCAATCACATGGCATTTCCTGATAAAACATTAGTAAAAATTGTGCCAGTCGTGGCAGGTCACAGGAATGGTAGAGTTTTCCAATATAACCTAATTTAGAAAACTCTAGTGTCACCCAGTAGGAGCCTTCTCTTGAGGTAATTACTTTTTTAATGGCTGATAGGAAGTTTTTAGAGCAGTGTACGTCATCTTCCAACATGACATAGTAGTCTGACAAATTAGCACAAAAGTTAAGTAGAAAAGCATAATCTACATTCTGTTTAGATCTAAATCTTACACGATCTTCTGGATCATTATAGTTCCTTTTGAGGCCATCTAAACTGGGGTAATACTCCTCAGGAGTATGAATAACCATCAATCGGCCAGATATAATGTGATGAGCAAATTTTCTGGAGACGTCTTGGACAACATTTTCACACCACGACAGATCAAAGTCTGCTAAGTGCACAATAACTATAATTTCATTCAGCTCTTCATAGCTGGACTGATCAAAAATGGATTTAATTGTTTCTAGTAGGTAGTTACCTCGTTTCCTTTTCACAGATGATAGTCCTACTGTTAAATATTCTGCACAAGAGATTAGGAAAAAAAGTTACTGCTAAATCACAGGCTATTTCAACTTTTaaaaattgtatttatttatttattggggtaTGGTGCAGAGTACCACCCAGAAACCCgcaatttaacactagcctagtcacaggatggtttacaatgaccaattaacctactgcctctcaaagtccaactcTACATCCCCATTGTGAGAGGTGGAGATGGGTAAGGCTGGCCAACAGGGCTCTAGTGAAGCTGTATAAGCCAATCCCTGCACAGTGGGTACAATGGATTAtcaaaacattgatgaacttCAACCATACCACTGGCTTTGGACAATAGAGACGGGAGAACATCAATGGCCTATGCTGTACTAGGAGctaagggctgaagaaaaagaattaacctaccggttggtaggtctttggactgtaggtggAAACCAGTGCACCCGGAGTTAACCCACAAGGTAACAAGGAGAACATccaacctccttacagacagcaatggggattgaacccagggGTGGCTCCTACTGTAAAGCATAGTGCTAACCACTGTGTTACTGTGCCACCCCATCAACTGGGATATGTTTTGTTGGATTCAATCAAAGTAAAATCGCTGCATATATAATAACTTctttgtggtggtgtgctggggaggcagcgttaataagagggacgcctcacatcttaataagctggtaaggaaggtgggctctgtcgtGGGTACAGAAcgggagagtatgacatcggtggcagagcagagggcgctgagtaggctacggtcgatcatggaaaaccctgaacatcctctgcacagcaccatccagagacagagaagcagcttcagcggcaggttgctgtcaatgcaatgctctcagacaggatgaagagatcattactccccaacgccattccgctctacaattcaaccaccaggggcaagacgtgttaagtgccggggttaggactgagcttaagttaccactcaatgcactttagtaaactatttaagaactttttaaaatctatttattaatgcttttgggaggg
This DNA window, taken from Hypanus sabinus isolate sHypSab1 chromosome 8, sHypSab1.hap1, whole genome shotgun sequence, encodes the following:
- the mgat4c gene encoding alpha-1,3-mannosyl-glycoprotein 4-beta-N-acetylglucosaminyltransferase C, whose protein sequence is MRLYWKCAEKMRCFRKRSTVPLLAFLAICLLCLNLFLEEDRYVMEGERRLSRELTSHQLNSEKYVHTFKDLTNFSGAINVTYRYLAGFPIARKKYLTVGLSSVKRKRGNYLLETIKSIFDQSSYEELNEIIVIVHLADFDLSWCENVVQDVSRKFAHHIISGRLMVIHTPEEYYPSLDGLKRNYNDPEDRVRFRSKQNVDYAFLLNFCANLSDYYVMLEDDVHCSKNFLSAIKKVITSREGSYWVTLEFSKLGYIGKLYHSCDLPRLAQFLLMFYQEMPCDWLLIHFQGLLAQKDIIRFKPSLFQHMGYYSSFRGTENKLKDDDFEEDSFDIPDNPPATLCTNMNVFEHYNPSKAYSSVDEYFWGKSASAGDYFIIVLDKPAKIDKLKIQTGTDDRQNDILHHGRLEVGQNLLMVKKEKQCSSYTMLGEFKHGNIEIKDIGHKVNFDIHCIRILVTESQKEWLIIRSISIWTSQTSI